From Gemmatimonadaceae bacterium:
TGAGCACGGTTTTCGCCATCGATGAGAAATAGCGGATGTCTTTTTGTTCGCCGATCACCGGAATCAGGCGAGATTCACGCTCGAATGCGTCATCAAAAAGGCTTTGCTGACGGATGGCTCTGGCTTTCGCCGAAGGTCTGATGCCCGGGCTCATACCCGAATATATCCCGAAATGCCCCCGTATGCGATATTGGCTGTTACATTCTCGCGCGCGGCTTCAACCACTCCCACACGTCGCAAACGGAGGCGAGAAATATGGCCGAGCTGTTATCTGATATCGCTATTCAGCGTGAGTTGGGCAGTCTTGTGGGTTGGTCCCGGAAAGGTGACGTGCTCACAAAGACCTACCAGTTCAAGCAATTCAGGGATTCTATCGCGTTTGTGAACCGGGCCGCGGATGCTGCCGAGTCGGCGGAACATCACCCTGACATCGACATCCGGTACACGAAGGTGACCGCGGTGCTCAGCACTCACGATTCAGGTGGCATAACTCAAAAGGATATTGACCTCGCTAAAGCGCTGGAAGCTGCGCAGCAGGGGGAGTAGCCGGCACCCCTAACTTCGGCGTCCTCCAAGCACGCGCAGGAGCCCTAGGAAAATATTCAGCAGGTCGAGGTAGATCT
This genomic window contains:
- a CDS encoding 4a-hydroxytetrahydrobiopterin dehydratase; amino-acid sequence: MAELLSDIAIQRELGSLVGWSRKGDVLTKTYQFKQFRDSIAFVNRAADAAESAEHHPDIDIRYTKVTAVLSTHDSGGITQKDIDLAKALEAAQQGE